One Nocardioides oleivorans DNA segment encodes these proteins:
- a CDS encoding MCE family protein — protein sequence MITRRTRLQLLVFALITMIGVSYVGARYARLDRLVVDQSYTVVAHFADSGGAFEGAEVSYRGVRVGEVSELVLTDDGVDLLLDIDNDFDDIPADAHALVGNRSAVGEQYVELQPQTDRGPYLEDASEIARDRTTTPIQTDTLLTHLDETVTSLDQDDLRTVTQELGLALGGAGRDLQTILDTSNDFITAADQNFDVTVDLIRNANTVLDGQADSERAFRRFARDLSSFTTTVADHDKDLRSLIEDGSLGANELRTFLEDNEVELGDLINNLVTTGEVVVKHLDGIEQLLVIYPYVVEGSFTVVSKSPGTGLYDAHFGLVLTQDPTVCHAGYEGTDRRPPQDGSDRPMKEDTRCTAPASETNARGAQNIQAPRAATGWGPADLAYDPDTGTLTSDPAAIERLERGGSVAPASLGEETWKWLYLQPLLARD from the coding sequence ATGATCACCCGTCGGACCAGGCTCCAGCTGCTCGTCTTCGCCCTCATCACGATGATCGGCGTCAGCTACGTCGGTGCTCGCTACGCCCGCCTCGACCGGCTCGTCGTCGACCAGAGCTACACCGTGGTCGCCCACTTCGCCGACTCCGGTGGCGCCTTCGAGGGCGCGGAGGTCTCCTACCGCGGCGTCCGGGTCGGCGAGGTCAGCGAGCTGGTCCTCACCGACGACGGGGTCGACCTCCTCCTCGACATCGACAACGACTTCGACGACATCCCGGCCGACGCGCACGCCCTGGTCGGCAACCGCTCCGCCGTCGGCGAGCAGTACGTCGAGCTCCAGCCGCAGACCGACCGGGGCCCCTACCTCGAGGACGCCTCCGAGATCGCCCGCGACCGCACGACGACCCCGATCCAGACCGACACGTTGCTGACCCACCTCGACGAGACGGTGACCAGCCTCGACCAGGACGACCTGCGCACCGTCACCCAGGAGCTCGGGCTCGCCCTGGGCGGAGCCGGTCGCGACCTCCAGACGATCCTCGACACCAGCAACGACTTCATCACCGCCGCCGACCAGAACTTCGACGTCACCGTCGACCTGATCCGCAACGCCAACACCGTGCTCGACGGCCAGGCCGACTCCGAGCGCGCGTTCCGGCGCTTCGCCCGTGACCTGTCGTCGTTCACCACCACCGTGGCCGACCACGACAAGGACCTCCGCTCGCTCATCGAGGACGGCTCGCTCGGCGCCAACGAGCTGCGCACCTTCCTCGAGGACAACGAGGTCGAGCTCGGCGACCTGATCAACAACCTCGTCACCACCGGCGAGGTCGTGGTCAAGCACCTCGACGGCATCGAGCAGCTGCTCGTGATCTACCCCTACGTCGTCGAGGGCAGCTTCACCGTCGTGTCGAAGTCGCCGGGCACCGGGCTGTACGACGCCCACTTCGGCCTGGTCCTGACCCAGGACCCCACCGTCTGCCACGCCGGCTACGAGGGCACCGACCGCCGCCCGCCGCAGGACGGCAGCGACCGGCCGATGAAGGAGGACACCCGGTGCACGGCTCCCGCCTCGGAGACCAACGCCCGCGGTGCGCAGAACATCCAGGCGCCGCGCGCGGCGACCGGGTGGGGTCCGGCCGACCTCGCCTACGACCCCGACACCGGGACGCTGACCTCCGATCCCGCCGCCATCGAGCGGCTGGAGCGCGGCGGTAGCGTGGCCCCGGCCAGCCTCGGAGAGGAGACGTGGAAGTGGCTCTACCTCCAGCCCCTGCTGGCACGCGACTGA
- a CDS encoding MCE family protein: MNRLKALVLCLLGALALSSCDASVYSLPLPGGPDVGDDPMTIKVEFADVLDLVPQSTVKVNDVSVGKVTAIDLEGYQALVTMEVRRDVDLPGNAIAELRQTSLLGEKFVELSAPAEGAIAARLGDGATIPIARAGRNPEVEEVLGALSLLLNGGGVAQLKTITQELNKALEGREDSARSLLTNLREFTGQLDTNKADIVDAIEKLNRLAIEAEKQLPTIDKALDELPSALDSINRQRDDLVEMLQALDQLSSVAVDVITRSKGATITSLERLDPVLSQLAASGDDFTNAFQVFLTYPFVDEVVGRDPQVARNLHMGDYTNLSITLDLDLLGGISATPTLPTNLPTVIDPTIIISDVLACLQSGDLTSAACQKVLTNLEKLTRLREECQKSENRDKDICRELNLIPGLPTLPGTPTQSPTSTGPTLPIPTTLLPTLLPTLPGLGRAGTDEEPRPGNPTVGDLMDRYDPALVSLLIPGMVQR; encoded by the coding sequence GTGAACCGGCTCAAGGCCCTCGTGCTCTGCCTGCTCGGCGCGCTGGCGCTCTCGTCGTGCGACGCCAGCGTCTACTCCCTCCCGCTGCCGGGCGGACCCGACGTGGGCGACGACCCGATGACCATCAAGGTCGAGTTCGCCGACGTGCTCGACCTCGTCCCCCAGTCGACGGTCAAGGTCAACGACGTCAGCGTCGGCAAGGTGACCGCGATCGACCTCGAGGGCTACCAGGCGCTCGTGACGATGGAGGTCCGTCGCGACGTCGACCTGCCGGGCAACGCCATCGCCGAGCTCCGCCAGACCAGCCTGCTCGGCGAGAAGTTCGTCGAGCTGTCCGCCCCGGCCGAGGGCGCCATCGCGGCCCGGCTCGGCGACGGCGCCACCATCCCGATCGCACGGGCGGGTCGCAACCCGGAGGTCGAGGAGGTGCTCGGCGCCCTCAGCCTGCTGCTCAACGGCGGCGGCGTCGCCCAGCTCAAGACGATCACCCAGGAGCTCAACAAGGCGCTCGAGGGCCGCGAGGACTCCGCGCGCAGCCTGCTGACCAACCTGCGGGAGTTCACCGGCCAGCTCGACACGAACAAGGCCGACATCGTCGACGCGATCGAGAAGCTCAACCGGCTCGCGATCGAGGCGGAGAAGCAGCTGCCCACGATCGACAAGGCGCTCGACGAGCTGCCCAGCGCCCTCGACTCGATCAACCGCCAGCGCGACGACCTCGTCGAGATGCTCCAGGCGCTGGACCAGCTGTCGTCGGTCGCGGTCGATGTGATCACCCGGTCCAAGGGCGCGACCATCACCTCGCTCGAGCGGCTCGACCCGGTGCTCAGCCAGCTCGCCGCCTCGGGCGACGACTTCACCAACGCCTTCCAGGTCTTCCTGACCTACCCGTTCGTCGACGAGGTGGTCGGCCGCGACCCGCAGGTGGCGCGCAACCTGCACATGGGCGACTACACCAACCTGTCGATCACCCTCGACCTCGACCTGCTCGGCGGCATCAGCGCCACCCCGACGCTGCCGACCAACCTGCCGACGGTCATCGACCCGACGATCATCATCAGCGACGTCCTGGCCTGCCTGCAGAGCGGCGACCTCACCAGCGCCGCCTGCCAGAAGGTGCTCACCAACCTCGAGAAGCTGACCAGGCTCCGCGAGGAGTGCCAGAAGTCGGAGAACCGCGACAAGGACATCTGCCGCGAGCTCAACCTGATCCCCGGGCTCCCGACGCTGCCCGGCACGCCGACCCAGAGCCCGACCAGCACCGGCCCCACGCTGCCGATCCCGACCACCCTGCTGCCCACCCTGCTGCCCACCCTGCCGGGGCTGGGACGCGCCGGGACCGACGAGGAGCCGCGTCCGGGGAACCCGACCGTGGGCGACCTGATGGACCGCTACGACCCGGCCCTGGTCAGCCTCCTCATCCCCGGGATGGTGCAACGATGA
- a CDS encoding MCE family protein encodes MDLMRRFLVPLVVLAFVVAAAVSVLGGGGSGRTVVAHFPRTISVYEGSDVRVLGVPVGTVTRVEPTGTDVTVTMTYDDEVQLPAGAKAVIIAPSIVGDRYVQLTPAYPGTGDVLADGAELGLERTSQPLELDQIYDSLDRLNVALGPRGANKTGALSDLLAVTADNFGGQGTTFRQTIQDFSRLTSTLSGNKEELFGSVEALNGFLETLADNDTTVRRFNQSLADVSTMLDGEREELVATVKNLSTALTEVKGFVEENKDSLSRNITGVNRVAKVLVRQRAALDEILHTAPAALNNLALTYNPQAGTLDTRANLGEAINQIRFDPAALLCGFVNQADRSQQLCNTITGLLDNPRPGALSAGGRTKLPARDVFDPTLGGLVEVDQ; translated from the coding sequence ATGGACCTCATGAGGCGCTTCCTCGTCCCGCTCGTCGTGCTGGCCTTCGTCGTCGCGGCCGCCGTCAGCGTCCTCGGCGGGGGCGGCTCCGGCCGGACCGTCGTCGCCCACTTCCCGCGCACCATCTCGGTCTACGAGGGCAGCGACGTGCGCGTGCTCGGCGTGCCGGTCGGCACCGTCACCCGGGTCGAGCCGACCGGCACCGACGTCACGGTGACGATGACGTACGACGACGAGGTGCAGCTGCCGGCCGGCGCGAAGGCGGTCATCATCGCGCCGTCCATCGTCGGTGACCGCTACGTCCAGCTCACTCCGGCCTACCCCGGCACGGGCGACGTGCTCGCCGACGGTGCCGAGCTGGGCCTCGAGCGCACCTCGCAGCCGCTGGAGCTCGACCAGATCTACGACAGCCTCGACCGCCTCAACGTCGCCCTCGGCCCGCGCGGCGCCAACAAGACCGGTGCGCTGTCCGACCTGCTCGCCGTGACCGCCGACAACTTCGGCGGCCAGGGCACGACCTTCCGCCAGACGATCCAGGACTTCTCGCGGCTCACCTCGACGCTCTCGGGCAACAAGGAGGAGCTCTTCGGCTCGGTCGAGGCGCTCAACGGCTTCCTCGAGACGCTGGCCGACAACGACACCACCGTCCGCCGGTTCAACCAGTCGCTCGCCGACGTGTCGACGATGCTCGACGGCGAGCGCGAGGAGCTGGTCGCGACGGTGAAGAACCTCTCGACGGCGCTGACCGAGGTCAAGGGCTTCGTCGAGGAGAACAAGGACTCGCTGAGCCGCAACATCACCGGCGTGAACCGGGTGGCCAAGGTGCTCGTGCGCCAGCGCGCCGCACTCGACGAGATCCTGCACACCGCGCCGGCCGCGCTCAACAACCTCGCGCTCACCTACAACCCGCAGGCGGGCACGCTCGACACCCGCGCGAACCTCGGCGAGGCGATCAACCAGATCCGGTTCGACCCGGCCGCCCTGCTCTGCGGGTTCGTCAACCAGGCCGACCGGTCCCAGCAGCTGTGCAACACCATCACCGGGCTGCTCGACAACCCGCGGCCGGGCGCCCTGAGCGCGGGCGGCCGGACGAAGCTGCCGGCCCGCGACGTCTTCGACCCCACCCTCGGCGGTCTCGTGGAGGTGGACCAGTGA
- a CDS encoding MCE family protein, with product MKPFRERNPVVVGAVSIVVLAMVLVGALRAGDLPVIGGGDTYHALFTEAGGLKVDDEVRIAGVRVGKVDDIALDGDRVDVTFKVDDTAAFGTDTGAAIKVKTILGAMFLSLEPAGAGQLAEGATIPAERTSSPYDVVEAFEGLASTSEQIDTDQLAESLTTLADLTRNTPEEFRGALDGLSRLSANVAAKDEQLGGLLTNLERVSNVLDERDQDIVKLMEDSDVLFRALVARRDAVHELLVSSTQLSKELTKLIRQSRTDLAPALAHLENVVAVLNKNEDNLDSSLRLMAPFYRVFANTLGTGPWFDTWIANFPPVPQVGG from the coding sequence ATGAAGCCGTTCCGCGAGCGCAACCCCGTCGTCGTCGGGGCGGTCAGCATCGTCGTCCTGGCGATGGTGCTGGTGGGCGCGCTGCGTGCGGGCGACCTGCCGGTCATCGGCGGGGGAGACACCTACCACGCGCTCTTCACCGAGGCCGGTGGGCTGAAGGTCGACGACGAGGTCCGCATCGCCGGGGTCCGGGTCGGCAAGGTCGACGACATCGCGCTCGACGGCGACCGGGTCGACGTCACCTTCAAGGTCGACGACACCGCCGCCTTCGGCACCGACACGGGAGCCGCGATCAAGGTCAAGACGATCCTCGGCGCCATGTTCCTCTCGCTCGAGCCGGCCGGCGCCGGCCAGCTGGCCGAGGGCGCGACCATCCCCGCCGAGCGCACCTCGTCGCCGTACGACGTGGTGGAGGCCTTCGAGGGGCTGGCCTCGACCTCGGAGCAGATCGACACCGACCAGCTCGCCGAGTCGCTGACCACCCTGGCCGACCTGACCCGCAACACCCCCGAGGAGTTCCGCGGGGCGCTCGACGGCCTCAGCCGGCTCTCGGCCAACGTGGCGGCCAAGGACGAGCAGCTCGGCGGCCTGCTCACCAACCTCGAGCGCGTCTCGAACGTCCTCGACGAGCGCGACCAGGACATCGTCAAGCTGATGGAGGACAGCGACGTGCTCTTCCGCGCGCTGGTCGCCCGCCGCGACGCGGTGCACGAGCTGCTCGTCTCCAGCACCCAGCTGTCGAAGGAGCTCACCAAGCTCATCCGCCAGTCGCGCACCGACCTCGCGCCGGCGCTCGCGCACCTGGAGAACGTCGTCGCGGTCCTCAACAAGAACGAGGACAACCTCGACAGCAGCCTGCGGCTGATGGCGCCGTTCTACCGCGTGTTCGCCAACACCCTCGGCACCGGTCCGTGGTTCGACACCTGGATCGCGAACTTCCCGCCCGTCCCGCAGGTGGGTGGCTGA
- a CDS encoding MCE family protein gives MSKILDKKTSADLLKLLVFVVVTSLATAVLVVTIGNIGFGASRTYRAEFTDATGVNKGDDVRVAGVRVGTVSKVEVVDRSRALITFSVDERTSVNGGTNALIRYRNLVGQRYLSLTQEVGDTGRLPDGATIPVSRTRPALDLTVLFNGFKPLFQALSPEDVNQLSFELVQVFQGEGGTLEGLLAHTASVTSTLADRDEVIGQLIDNLSLVLDHVADRDKQLTRLITSFRTLVGGLKDDRNAILDSLEDVSALSVETASLVDGIRQPFVKDIKELRAVAGNIDKNKAELDRALQVLPIKLDKIGRTAIYGSFFNFYLCEFQGRVNLPGGVQVPVKYETGSDRCDLG, from the coding sequence ATGAGCAAGATCCTCGACAAGAAGACCTCCGCCGACCTGCTCAAGCTCCTCGTCTTCGTGGTGGTCACCTCGCTCGCCACCGCCGTGCTGGTGGTCACGATCGGCAACATCGGTTTCGGTGCCTCCCGCACCTACCGGGCCGAGTTCACCGACGCGACCGGCGTCAACAAGGGCGACGACGTCCGGGTCGCGGGCGTCCGCGTCGGCACGGTGAGCAAGGTGGAGGTCGTCGACCGCAGCCGCGCGCTGATCACGTTCTCCGTCGACGAGCGCACCTCGGTCAACGGCGGCACCAACGCGCTCATCCGCTACCGCAACCTCGTCGGCCAGCGCTACCTCTCGCTCACCCAGGAGGTCGGCGACACCGGCCGGCTGCCCGACGGCGCGACGATCCCGGTCTCGCGCACCCGTCCCGCGCTCGACCTGACCGTGCTCTTCAACGGCTTCAAGCCGCTCTTCCAGGCGCTCTCGCCCGAGGACGTCAACCAGCTCTCCTTCGAGCTGGTGCAGGTCTTCCAGGGCGAGGGCGGCACGCTCGAGGGCCTGCTCGCGCACACCGCCTCGGTGACCTCGACGCTGGCCGACCGCGACGAGGTCATCGGCCAGCTGATCGACAACCTCTCCCTCGTCCTCGACCACGTGGCCGACCGCGACAAGCAGCTGACCCGGTTGATCACGTCGTTCCGCACGCTGGTCGGCGGGCTCAAGGACGACCGCAACGCGATCCTCGACTCCCTCGAGGACGTCTCCGCCCTGTCCGTGGAGACCGCCTCGCTCGTCGACGGCATCCGCCAGCCCTTCGTGAAGGACATCAAGGAGCTGCGCGCGGTCGCCGGCAACATCGACAAGAACAAGGCCGAGCTCGACCGGGCCCTCCAGGTGCTGCCGATCAAGCTCGACAAGATCGGCCGCACCGCGATCTACGGCTCGTTCTTCAACTTCTACCTGTGCGAGTTCCAGGGCCGGGTCAACCTGCCCGGCGGCGTGCAGGTGCCGGTGAAGTACGAGACCGGCTCCGACAGGTGTGATCTCGGATGA
- a CDS encoding MCE family protein, with translation MTTFRTRTLGIVFLVLILAAVWATYGVFTKKFSTYDEVTVHASRIGLQLPQRADVKIRGVIVGEVLGFEPTAEGADITLGLYPDRTAQIPDDVTASILPKTLFGEKFVSLVIPDGGSRARPIAAGDVIERTQLSIEVEAVLSDLYPLLRAVQPADLNNTLNAVATALEGRGEQLGESIETLDGYLTRFNPELPGLVEDLRLTASVSDTYADVLPEVATILRNTITTTTTLEDREDKLEALFNDVSRFAAVAERFSRNNGDNLVRLADLSASQLEVLARYAPGYPCLLGGLVNIGKLQAEAFRGFTLHIVLETLPNQPRGYTAADVPVYGDKRGYYCGRLPSPPWSQSNPVTHQPDFVDGVNSPTGKGTSRVAPGWSGDAAGYAGGRDESSLLKALLAPGLGVSASDVPDLGVLLVGPMARGAEVSLR, from the coding sequence ATGACGACCTTCCGGACCCGGACGCTCGGGATCGTCTTCCTCGTGCTGATCCTCGCCGCAGTGTGGGCGACCTACGGCGTCTTCACCAAGAAGTTCAGCACCTACGACGAGGTCACCGTCCACGCCTCGCGCATCGGCCTCCAGCTGCCGCAGCGCGCCGACGTCAAGATCCGCGGCGTGATCGTGGGGGAGGTGCTCGGCTTCGAGCCGACCGCCGAGGGCGCCGACATCACCCTCGGGCTCTACCCCGACCGCACGGCGCAGATCCCCGACGACGTCACCGCCTCGATCCTGCCCAAGACGCTGTTCGGCGAGAAGTTCGTCTCGCTGGTGATCCCGGACGGTGGGTCGCGGGCCCGGCCGATCGCCGCCGGCGACGTGATCGAGCGGACCCAGCTCTCGATCGAGGTCGAGGCGGTCCTCAGCGACCTCTACCCCCTCCTGCGCGCCGTCCAGCCGGCCGACCTCAACAACACCCTCAACGCCGTCGCCACCGCGCTCGAGGGCCGCGGCGAGCAGCTCGGCGAGAGCATCGAGACCCTCGACGGCTACCTGACCAGGTTCAACCCCGAGCTCCCCGGGCTCGTCGAGGACCTGCGGCTGACCGCCAGCGTCTCCGACACCTACGCCGACGTGCTGCCCGAGGTCGCGACGATCCTGCGCAACACGATCACCACGACCACGACGCTCGAGGACCGCGAGGACAAGCTCGAAGCGCTCTTCAACGACGTGTCGAGGTTCGCCGCCGTCGCCGAGCGGTTCTCCCGCAACAACGGCGACAACCTGGTGCGCCTGGCCGACCTGTCGGCGAGCCAGCTCGAGGTGCTCGCCCGCTACGCGCCCGGCTACCCCTGCCTCCTCGGTGGCCTGGTCAACATCGGCAAGCTGCAGGCCGAGGCGTTCCGCGGGTTCACCCTGCACATCGTGCTCGAGACCCTGCCGAACCAGCCGCGCGGCTACACCGCGGCCGACGTCCCGGTCTACGGCGACAAGCGCGGCTACTACTGCGGCCGCCTGCCCAGCCCCCCGTGGTCGCAGAGCAACCCGGTGACCCACCAGCCCGACTTCGTCGACGGCGTGAACAGCCCGACCGGCAAGGGCACCAGCCGCGTCGCCCCCGGCTGGTCCGGCGACGCCGCCGGGTACGCCGGTGGGCGCGACGAGTCGTCGCTCCTCAAGGCGCTGCTCGCGCCGGGCCTCGGCGTCAGCGCGAGCGACGTACCGGACCTGGGCGTGCTGCTCGTCGGGCCGATGGCACGCGGGGCGGAGGTGTCGCTGCGATGA
- a CDS encoding MlaE family ABC transporter permease, which yields MALKDVYTAPLASLDNLGGQLGFHLRVLRAIPRSITRYPREILRILAEVTLGSGALAVIGGTVGVIIGMTFFTGAQVGLSGYAALNQLGTAPLAGFVSAYFNTREIAPLVAGIALAATVGCGFTAQLGAMRISEEVDALEVMAIPSMPFLVATRVVGGLIAIIPLYVVGLLSSYYASRLVVTQIYGQSPGTYDHYFYAFLPPGDVLWSFLKVLVFAVTVILIHCYHGYTASGGPAGVGVAVGRAVRTSIVAINVIDLLLSMAIWGTTTTVRLAG from the coding sequence ATGGCGCTCAAGGACGTCTACACCGCGCCGCTCGCGTCCCTCGACAACCTCGGCGGCCAGCTGGGGTTCCACCTCAGGGTGCTGAGGGCGATCCCGCGCTCGATCACCCGCTACCCGCGGGAGATCCTGAGGATCCTCGCCGAGGTCACCCTCGGCTCGGGTGCGCTCGCCGTCATCGGCGGCACGGTCGGCGTGATCATCGGCATGACGTTCTTCACCGGCGCCCAGGTCGGCCTGTCGGGCTACGCCGCGCTCAACCAGCTCGGCACCGCGCCCCTCGCGGGCTTCGTCTCGGCCTACTTCAACACCCGTGAGATCGCCCCGCTCGTCGCGGGCATCGCCCTGGCCGCCACCGTCGGGTGCGGCTTCACCGCGCAGCTGGGCGCCATGCGGATCTCCGAGGAGGTCGACGCCCTCGAGGTGATGGCGATCCCCTCGATGCCGTTCCTCGTCGCGACCCGCGTCGTGGGCGGACTGATCGCGATCATCCCGTTGTACGTCGTCGGGCTGCTGTCGTCGTACTACGCCAGCCGGCTCGTGGTGACCCAGATCTACGGCCAGTCGCCGGGCACCTACGACCACTACTTCTACGCGTTCCTGCCACCGGGCGACGTGCTCTGGTCCTTCCTCAAGGTCCTGGTCTTCGCCGTCACGGTGATCCTCATCCACTGCTACCACGGCTACACCGCGTCGGGCGGTCCCGCCGGCGTCGGCGTCGCCGTGGGTCGGGCCGTGCGCACGAGCATCGTCGCGATCAACGTGATCGACCTGCTGCTCTCGATGGCGATCTGGGGCACCACGACCACCGTCCGGCTGGCGGGGTGA
- a CDS encoding MlaE family ABC transporter permease — MATSTTSRALAPIGVAGNLFAFALDVFRGLFRRPFQLREFIQQAWFIASVTIVPTALVAIPFGAVIALQVGGLIKQFGAQSFTGSASVLAVIQQAAPIGTALLIAGAGGSAIAADLGARKIREELDAMMVLGIDPIQRLVVPRVLACMLVAFFLNGMVSVVGVTGGYVFNVILQDGTPGAYLASFTALAQLPDLWIGLLKALVFGLIAAIVASYKGMNANGGPKGVGDAVNESVVITFLLLFLANFVLSLVYLQIVPPKGG, encoded by the coding sequence GTGGCCACCTCGACGACCTCGCGCGCCCTCGCTCCGATCGGAGTCGCGGGCAACCTGTTCGCGTTCGCGCTCGACGTGTTCCGCGGGCTGTTCCGGCGACCCTTCCAGCTGCGCGAGTTCATCCAGCAGGCCTGGTTCATCGCCTCGGTCACCATCGTCCCGACCGCGCTGGTCGCGATCCCGTTCGGCGCGGTCATCGCCCTCCAGGTCGGCGGCCTGATCAAGCAGTTCGGCGCCCAGTCCTTCACCGGCTCCGCGTCCGTGCTCGCCGTCATCCAGCAGGCGGCGCCGATCGGCACCGCGCTGCTGATCGCCGGCGCGGGCGGGTCGGCGATCGCGGCCGACCTCGGTGCCCGCAAGATCCGCGAGGAGCTCGACGCGATGATGGTGCTCGGGATCGACCCGATCCAGCGCCTGGTCGTGCCGCGGGTCCTGGCCTGCATGCTCGTCGCGTTCTTCCTCAACGGCATGGTCAGCGTCGTCGGCGTCACCGGTGGCTACGTCTTCAACGTGATCCTCCAGGACGGCACACCGGGCGCCTACCTCGCCAGCTTCACCGCGCTCGCCCAGCTGCCCGACCTGTGGATCGGCCTGCTCAAGGCGCTGGTCTTCGGGCTGATCGCCGCGATCGTCGCGTCCTACAAGGGGATGAACGCCAACGGTGGCCCGAAGGGCGTCGGCGACGCGGTCAACGAGTCCGTCGTCATCACGTTCCTGCTGCTGTTCCTGGCGAACTTCGTGCTGAGCCTGGTCTACCTGCAGATCGTCCCCCCGAAGGGCGGATGA
- a CDS encoding ABC transporter ATP-binding protein encodes MGVEIQVNDLSKSFGKQLIWGDVTLTVPAGEICVMLGPSGTGKSVFLKTLIGLLKPDKGSIIIEGTDIASCSERDLYEIRKLFGVLFQDGAMFGSMNLYDNVAFPLREHTRKSESEVRAIVMEKMDLVGLLGSEDKLPGEISGGMRKRAGLARALVLDPEIVLFDEPDSGLDPVRTAFLNQLIVDLNAQIDATFLIVTHDINTARTVPDNIGLLYHRHLAMFGPREQLLSSEEPVVRQFLNAQKVGPIGMSEEKDATELAAEVGQELPPLPPIPLQLDPSNGIPRRSQRPAGEWCREHGVTPPPGSFESANAGLAPGA; translated from the coding sequence ATGGGTGTCGAGATCCAGGTCAACGACCTCTCGAAGTCGTTCGGCAAGCAGCTGATCTGGGGCGACGTGACCCTCACGGTCCCGGCCGGCGAGATCTGCGTGATGCTCGGTCCCTCCGGCACCGGCAAGTCGGTCTTCCTCAAGACCCTCATCGGCCTGCTCAAGCCCGACAAGGGCTCGATCATCATCGAGGGCACCGACATCGCGAGCTGCTCCGAGCGCGACCTCTACGAGATCCGCAAGCTCTTCGGCGTGCTGTTCCAGGACGGCGCGATGTTCGGCTCGATGAACCTCTACGACAACGTCGCCTTCCCGCTGCGCGAGCACACCCGCAAGTCCGAGTCCGAGGTCCGCGCCATCGTCATGGAGAAGATGGACCTCGTCGGCCTCCTCGGCTCCGAGGACAAGCTGCCCGGTGAGATCTCGGGCGGCATGCGCAAGCGCGCGGGTCTCGCAAGGGCCCTGGTGCTCGACCCCGAGATCGTGCTCTTCGACGAGCCCGACTCAGGCCTCGACCCGGTGCGCACCGCCTTCCTCAACCAGCTGATCGTCGACCTCAACGCGCAGATCGACGCCACCTTCCTCATCGTCACCCACGACATCAACACCGCGCGGACGGTGCCCGACAACATCGGGCTGCTCTACCACCGCCACCTCGCGATGTTCGGGCCGCGCGAGCAGCTGCTCAGCTCCGAGGAGCCCGTCGTGCGCCAGTTCCTCAACGCGCAGAAGGTCGGCCCGATCGGCATGTCGGAGGAGAAGGACGCCACCGAGCTCGCCGCCGAGGTCGGGCAGGAGCTCCCGCCGCTTCCGCCGATCCCGCTGCAGCTCGACCCGTCCAACGGCATCCCGCGGCGCAGCCAGCGGCCGGCCGGCGAGTGGTGCCGCGAGCACGGCGTCACCCCGCCCCCCGGGTCCTTCGAGTCGGCCAACGCCGGCCTCGCGCCGGGGGCCTGA
- a CDS encoding electron transfer flavoprotein subunit alpha/FixB family protein, translating into MILVLVEVSPAGEAVETSREAVTFARDLSAAGGGVPIDAVVVGEPDDALVKTLATYGVRRIHALTGAAYDAYSGAAWAAGLMAVREKAGSVVVMAAGTSRGNEVLAHVGARTGLPMAANAISFHGLSPFTVTRQVVGGAALEEMQLAQRPAIFSVAGHAVEAKPADAPADGELVLETPEVADADLVARVVSTDEPEPDLSGALKSARVVVGAGRGAGSADGFDDLLELADLLEAPLGVSRVVTSLGWRPHHEQVGQTGSRISPDLYIPCGISGAIQHWAGCSSAKAILAINNDPDAPMVTKATHAVIGDLHEIIPAINAEIRRRRGA; encoded by the coding sequence ATGATCCTCGTCCTGGTCGAGGTCTCGCCTGCGGGCGAGGCCGTCGAGACGTCCCGCGAGGCCGTCACGTTCGCCCGCGACCTGTCCGCAGCCGGCGGGGGAGTGCCGATCGACGCGGTCGTCGTCGGCGAGCCCGACGACGCGCTGGTCAAGACGCTCGCCACCTACGGCGTCCGCCGGATCCACGCGCTCACCGGGGCGGCGTACGACGCCTACTCCGGCGCCGCGTGGGCCGCGGGCCTGATGGCCGTGCGGGAGAAGGCCGGCTCCGTGGTCGTGATGGCTGCCGGCACGTCGCGCGGCAACGAGGTGCTCGCCCACGTGGGCGCCCGCACCGGCCTGCCCATGGCGGCCAACGCCATCTCCTTCCACGGACTGTCGCCGTTCACGGTGACCCGCCAGGTCGTCGGCGGTGCCGCGCTCGAGGAGATGCAGCTGGCCCAGCGGCCCGCGATCTTCTCCGTCGCCGGCCACGCCGTCGAGGCGAAGCCCGCGGACGCCCCCGCGGACGGTGAGCTGGTGCTCGAGACCCCCGAGGTCGCCGACGCCGACCTGGTCGCCCGGGTCGTGTCCACCGACGAGCCCGAGCCCGACCTGTCCGGTGCGCTGAAGTCGGCCCGCGTCGTCGTCGGCGCCGGTCGCGGCGCGGGCTCGGCGGACGGCTTCGACGACCTCCTCGAGCTGGCGGACCTCCTGGAGGCGCCCCTCGGCGTCTCCCGCGTGGTGACCTCGCTCGGGTGGCGCCCCCACCACGAGCAGGTCGGCCAGACCGGCAGCCGGATCTCGCCCGACCTCTACATCCCGTGCGGGATCAGCGGTGCCATCCAGCACTGGGCAGGGTGCAGCAGCGCGAAGGCGATCCTGGCGATCAACAACGACCCCGACGCGCCGATGGTCACCAAGGCGACCCACGCCGTGATCGGCGACCTGCACGAGATCATCCCGGCGATCAACGCCGAGATCCGGCGCCGCCGCGGCGCCTGA